A segment of the Campylobacter anatolicus genome:
TACCAGATGGTGAAAATACTGAGTGTCCGTCAAATCTCTTTAGTGATATAATAGCACTTTCAAATAAGCTTGATACGCTTATAGGGCTATTTAGTGTAGGGAAAATTCCAAGTGGCACCAAAGATCCTTATGCACTTCGTCGTGCAGCAAATGGTGTGATAAAAATCGTATTAAATCATGGGCTTAAATTTGATATTTCGGCGATCTTAACAGAACTTGCGAGCGAATACAAGAGCTTTGATGTTAGGTTGCTTGAGAGCTTTATGCTTGATAGACTTTATACATTTTTTGACGCAAATGCATCTATCATTAAGGCTTGTATAAATAGTGGCAAACGCGACATAGTAGAGCTTGCACGTGCGATTGACGCGTTAGCTAGTATCGCTGCAGATGATAAATTTAAAGAGAATTTCTCAACCTTTAAACGCCTTGCAAATATCTTAAAAGAGGCTAAAATATGTAGCGTAGATGAGAGTTTATTCGAGCTTAGTGAAGAGAGGGCATTAAATGATAAATTTAAAGCACTCAAAAGTGACCCAAATAACTACAAAGCAAGACTAAATGAGTTATTTGAACTAAAAGATAGTATAGACGCATTCTTTGATAAAGTTATGATAAATACCAAAAATGAAGCCATAAGAAATAATCGCATCGCCACAATAGGACAAATTTATAACGAATTTATCAAAATCGCTGACATAAAAGAGATAAGCATATGATTGCTGCTTTGATATTTGCGACCCTGATATATATATATATATATCGATAGAAGCAATAAAGGAGAGCCAAATTTGCTCTCCTTATTAAAAGATAAAATTTTAAGTAAAAATGATAATGTAAATTTAATAATATGCACTACGCCACTTCAAATGGTTATTGCTAGGCATATAGTGCAGATTTATAGCGATGAAAAGTTTTACTTTCTTTTGATAGCTGATACTAAAAATAAAAATGAAATTTTTGATTACTATTTTAAAAGCCTATCAAAATTTTGTCTAAAAAATTTTTCGTTTTATATATCTTATAACCAAATTTTATTTTTGCTTGAACTACGTATCAAAGGGCTTTTGATGCCAAAAATTAATAAAATATTTATATCTAGCATAGATAATATATCGGTGCAGACTTTTTTAAATTCTATTAAATTTGATAGTGTTTGTACGTTTGACGATGGTACGGCAAATTTAGTTACAGATTCATATTATGATTCTTTAAAATACGAAAGATCAAAATTATCTATAAATATACCTTACCTGTATGATAATTGGCTAAATCCAAAATTTACAACAAGTATTATAAAAAATTTATCAAGTATCCACTACACTATCTTTAAAGATATACCAAATGTAATTGAACTAAATAGGCAAAATAGCATAGATATGCGATATATCTGTCCTTTTGAGTGTGATGTAAAAACAGATACGAATCAAAAAGAGTGTATTAAAATTTTTATAGGCTCTCCTGAATTAGAATTGCAAAATGATTCGCAACAGATTGTAGCACATTTTAAGATAAACTACGTGATAAACCACCCAAGGCAAATTTATAAGCTAAGAGATGTAGAAATACTTGACACAGAAGGCTTGATAGTGGAAGATTATATATTATCGTGTTTAAAAAATAATCCCCATATAAAATATCATATATATACTTTATTTAGTAGTGCAGCTTTGACAATGAGAAATTTTAATGGCGTTAAAATAACAGCAGTACAGACAAATAGAACAAAACAGGTGCTAAATAAAAATTTAAAAACTTTGTTCCAAAGTGTAGGTATAGAGATATTAAATTTTTAGATTTTACTCTAGCTCTATCTTTGCTGTTAGATCACTTAGTCCTTGCAGATATGGAGCCGATGTGATGATGGCGTTAATGCCAGTTGTGGCATACTCTTTTGCATTTTTTAAGTTTATGCCACCTGTGGCGGTAATTTTAGCATTTGGATTTATCTTATCTTTAAGAGTGATTGCATAGCTAATCTCATCAACGCTCATCTTATCACACTGCACTAGCTCCACTCCAGCTCTTAAAAGCTTTTCTAAATTTATTAAGTCATCGCACTCTACACCTATAATCTTTTCTGGCATTTTACTTTTAAATTTAGGAATTTCAGCCAAAAATTCATCAAAATTAGTGTAAGCTTTTATATGATTTTCAAAAAAATAATACACTATCACTGAGGTTTAGTCTATGTACTCCACCGCCTCCAGCCACAACCGCACTCACACAAAACTCCTTAGCAAATGGATAACTTTTGCGTGTAGTTAGTATTTGGCAGTGTGGAGCTACTGCTTTTACAGTGCAAACCATCTCGTGAGTGTAGGTTGAAATTTTACAGGAGTATTCAAGTAGGATTTGCACCAGTTTCCACACTTTGTGTATGTTAGCATACGCACCAGTTGCCATAAACAGCACATCTCCTGCGTTATAAATTTTAGAATTTGTCCCCATACTTTGCACCGAGCAATTAAGCATCTTTGCGATACATTCACATATGTCGACATTACTTAGCACAACACTCTCACGAGTTAGTATACTTAGTTTAGCGAGACGATTTAGATGTTTAGTCTGAAGAGAAGTAGTAAGATCTTCAAATGGCACATCGGAGCGGATATACTCCCAAATTTGAGCATCGCTTATCATTTTGTGGCTTTTTTGAGTGGCAGCTTGGTACGTTTTTTAGTAAGCATAGTTTGAAATATGCAGTCATTATAAAGCCCATAATGGTAGAAGCTAAATGCTACTAGGCTCACACCAGCTGCCACGTGCAGTCCTTTGCTAAAGCGATTTTTCATATTAAACGCTGTGAGTGTTGCAAGCCCTAGCGATATACCCATACCGACTTTTGCGATAGTGCGTTGAGTTTGTAGGTTCAGTAATTTTCCACTTATCTTACTTTCCAAATTTAACTCCTTTCATTGAGTTTAAAAGCAACCAAATAGTCGTACCATTATGCAGTACCGCCGTTGCGATAGGATTTAGCATACCGATAGTAGCGGCACCTAAAATAGCCGTATTTATGCCAACAGTTGCTGTAAAATTTGAACTAATTAGTTTCATTGTATTATTTGCCAACTCTTTTGCAATCGCAACGCTCATAATGTCATCTTTTAATAGACTTATGTCGGCTGTCGCCTTTGCTATATCAGCACCTTTATGCATACTTATGCCAACGTTTGCTTTAGTTAGTGAAGGTGCGTCATTTATGCCGTCACCTATAAATGCGACATTTTTACCCTCGTTTTTAAGGCGTTCTATAATGAGTGCCTTATCAGTTGGCAGACATTCGGCAAAAACCCGGTCTATCCCTAGCTCACGTGCAACCTCTTCGGCTTTGCTTTTTATATCGCCACTTAACATAACTATCTCTTTAACACCCAAATTTCGTAGTCGCTGCAACATATCTTTAGCATTTTCTCGCATATCATCTTTCATAGCAATAACGCCTACTAGTTCTTTATCATAGCCTATATAAAGTAATGTCAGACCACCATTTAAACTCTTGTTTATCGTATCATTATGAGAGCTAAAATCTATCATCTCATCATCTTCTAAAAAGTGGCGAGAGCCGATGACGACCTCTTTACCATTCATAAAAGTTTTTACTCCGTGAGCTACGATAAACTCAACTTCGTCATGGTGAATATGATGAAATCCACGCTCTTTTGCCGCATCTACGATAGCTTCAGCTACTGGGTGAAAGTAATGCTCTTCTGCACTTGCGGTTAAATTTAATATATCGCTCTCGCTAAACCCCTCTTTAAACGAATAAATTTCAACTACACTTAGTTGTCCGTGCGTAAGAGTACCGGTCTTGTCAAATACAAATGTATCCGCTGATCCAAGGGCTTCTATAGCCTTTGCACCTTTGATTAAAATTCCATTTCGTCCAGCCTTTGATATACTTGATTTAAAAGCAACCGGTGTAGCTAACTTTAAAGCACATGAGTAATCAGCCTGAAGTACCGCTGCTACACTATCCATATTTTGTCTTAAAAGATATGATGCACCCGCAAGGCTAAGCGTAACTGGCACGAGTTTATCGGCTAGTTTTGAGGCACGAAGCCCTATGCTTGATTTTTCGTTTAGTGAGCTTTGGATATACTCCTTTATACGTGCGGTTGCGGTGTCACTACCGACATTTTCTGCCCAAATTTTTATACGTCCCTCTTCAACGACTGTGCCACTTATGACACGATCGCCTCTATTTTTAGCCACTGGCTCTGCTTCACCCGTCATAGATACTTGATTAACACTAGCACTTCCTTCTACTATATAGCCGTCTATGCCGATGTTTTCACCAGCTCCGACAACTACTATATCGCCCTTTTTAACACTTTCAGTCTTTATCTTTTTAAGAGTTTTTTTGCCATTTTTATCACGCTTTTCTATCCAGACTTCCTCTATATTTGGCTTAGCTAGTTCTTTTATGAGATCATCACTTCTATGAGAGGCACTTTCCTCCATATATTCACCTAAATTTATCATTACGTTTGTGCTATTTGCTGCTAGGTGATCGTTTCTTGCTAAACTTACTCCAACCGCCATTGCTTCAAGCACCTTTGAAGTTATGCCTTCACTTTTTAGCTCTTTTATTCCTTGCCATAAATTTGGTGCAGCAGCGTATAGACTAAGAGCTGTTTTGGCGGTCATATTTGGCAGTAGTGGTGTTATGGCTAGAGCCACACTTGCCTTATAGATATTTGTTTTGCTTGGTAGCGAATTATCTTTTGGCTTTGTTGGCATATGCAGATTTGAGACAAATGCTATTATTTTATCTAAATTTTTCTCATACTCTATGACGATACTTTTTGCGTATTTATTTACACGTGCGTTTTTAACGTCAGCTAACTCACAGATATTAGCCTCTATAAAGCTTACATCACTTCTGTCATTTATCTGTTCGCATAATAACCGCACACGGTTTTTGCTCTGGTGAACGATGCGGATACTATTTTTGTTCTTCAAGCTCTGCTTTAACATCTTCAAACCGCTCTTTTAGCTCTTCTATGCCAGCATTTATCAAGGCACCACCTTTGATGATCGCCTTAAATACGCACTCTTGAGCCTTTTGATTAGTTAGCACGTATGCTACTATACCACCCAAAACTAACCCCTTTACAAAACCTGCGGCGTTGAAGTTTTCAGGCACTAAAGGTAAGTTTTGTGCTGCTTCATTTATTGCGTTGTCTACGGCACTTGGCTGTGACTTGGTTAACTGTGAAGCCGTTTTTTCATCTACTACAATATAAGGGTTTTTCATTATTTACTCTCCAAATTTATAAGTTTTTCAGTTGTGATTAACATACCTATGCCTAGTACAATCTTTGTGGCGGCATAAGCGTATTCACGTCTTGCGATTGAGTTTGATGCACTGATGGCAACAGCAGTCGCGATACCGCCAGTTAAGCTCATCTTTGCGATGTTTGTTGCGATATGTTTTTTTGACTTGGTTTTGGTCGTACTTAGCTCATAGACTGTGGCACCCATACCGGCCACCAAAGCTCCACTTAAGAAATGATCTAGCGGAAGTCTTGTATCAGATAAAAATTTAGATGTTACTTTGCTCATTTTTTGTACCTAGTTATATTATGCTTGTTTTAGCTCTGTTGTGACTTTTTTAGCTCGTGGTTTTGTCGTCTTTTTTACGGTTTTTGTTGCAACTTTTGTTATTTTTAAATTTTTATCAGCAAATTCCTTTGCTTCGTTACTGACTTTTGTTGCAACTTTTTTACCATCTTTGTATAAATTTTTTGCTACGTCTTTACCTTTTTTAAAGCTATTTAGAGCACACTCTTTTAGCTCATCTCGCCTATTGTAGGCAACTACTGCCAATGCTCCAGCTGCTATACCAGCTATAAATGGAAGTGCCATTTTAAATCCTTTATTATTTATTTGATTGTTAATCATCTGTTTGATCCTTTTGGTTGTTTAAATTTTTACTTATCGTTGTTATGCTGATTGCACCCAAAGCCAAACCGCTAAAAAATGGAAAATTTGGATTATTTAAAATTTTTGCTATTTCAGTCTTGTCTGCTTTTCCATTTATGATATTTTGCAGATTCTCATTCATTTCATTAAAGCTTTTTTGATACTCATTTATAATATTTTCATAGCCATTTTGAGTAAAATCATTTAAATTTATATTCTGTTGTGATGTCTGCGTATCTTGGCTAAGTTCAGCTTTTAATGCATGTTTTAAGGCTTTTATATACTCATTGTTTGATGTAGCCCAAAGCCTGAAAAATATATCTTTTAGCTCCTCGTCATTTAGTTCATCTGTAAAGCCCTCATACATTTTACAAATTTGAATTTCATAGTTTAGGGCTGAGATTAGTGCGTCTTGCAAGTTATCAGGTTTTAAAAATGCGTTTGGTGCGTTATCATCCAGTTTTATAGCATATTTTTTCGCATACATTTTTATAAGCTCTATTGCATTTTGTCTAATAGTATAAATTTCATTAAAAATTTTATCAAAGCCAATCAAACTTTGATAAAGCTCTTGAGCACTTAACTCACTCAAAAAAGCCGCTTTTAAAAGCTCATCACGCACAATAAACCTCCCTGGCTACCTCATTTATCACAGTAGAAATTTTGTCTAGGTTTCGTCCTTTAAGTAGATCTTCCCACATATCTTTTGAGAAAATTGTATGATCGTATTCGATCGTTACTGAGCCGATTATTTTATTAAATTTTACACTTTTTATACCATTTATCTTTGCGATCATTTCATCGATCTGACTTAAGTTTATGGTGCTATCAAGCTCTTTTATTTTTGAGCTTACGCGTACCCTTAGACGACCATTTGTATTTGAAATGATGCTAAAATATGATGCGATTTTTGCTAGTGTTTGAGTTTTTATATCCACATTTTTTCCTTTTTAAAATTGATTTAATTATCTGATTATATAACTTAAATACAACTTAAAGTTTTTTGTTTATCGTTATCAAAATAATAAAAATAATGATAAATTTTTAACGCCTTATTTTCGCTCACAATTGTTGCAAATACCGTATAATATCATGGTATGGGCTAAAGCGTTAAACTCCATTTTGTGACAAATTTCATCTTGTCTTTGCTCTATTATCTCATCATGAAATTCAATCACTCTGCCACATTTTTCGCATATTAAATGATCGTGATGAGATTTTAAACTTAGCTCATATTTTTTTATGCCATTTTGCTCATATATATCGGCTAGTCCGCATTCATCTAAGAAATTTAGAAGTGAGTAGATTGTTGGAAGTGAGATATTTTCTTTATGTAAATGCATAAATTTTTCTTGTATTTCGTTGGCACTTAGGTGCGTTTGACTAAGATACATAATAGATAAAATTCGCTCTTTTATGTATGAATTTTTGTGGGATAGCTTACCCATAAAGTCTGAAATATGTTTATAAAATTTATCAAAATCTCTCAAATTTTCTCTCTTTTTGATAATTATTATAAAAATTTTATAATTTTACCGCTTAATGCAAGGTAAATTTTTGTATAAAGCGGATTATAAGTTTTTTTTGGTATAGTTTCGAAATTTTTAAGACTTAAAAAGGAAAAATATGACATACGACGAACTAGAGTTAGACGCTGTTTTACTCGAAGTTTTAGAAAATCGCGGAAGTTTTGATTCGATGGATGATGAGGAACTTTATGAGTTGATAGAACAGATAGCTCAATACACTGATGGCGATTATGAAGAGGCTTTTGAGTATATGACACAGTTTTCGCCGATCCCTAAAAAACGCTTCGTTTCACTATTTATGGTTTAGTTTTAAACCATAAATAGCTTATAAAAATATTCATTTAAAATTTCTTTCAGTTTTTTATATTTGCTTTGTTTTAAACTATTGTTAAAAAATATCTTATATATCATGCATACTTTTGTAACAATAATTAGTATTTTGATGGTTTATTGATATGTGTAGAAGAACTATACTAGTTCATAAAAACAGACTGTCATTATTGATATTTTCACTAAGACTAACATCTAAATCAGGTCTATCTACATTACTATACCACTACATATTAGTGTTTGATACACTAAATAAAAATTTAAAAGCCAAAGGCAAAATGTTGCAATTTTACTCATAATTTTCATTTTAAATTTTTATTCATAAAGATAAAATGGATATGTCAAGTATTAAATTAAGTTGAAAAATTCAAAAATATTATATGGCTAAAAGATATTAATAGCATATCTATTTTAAAAAATTGGATAACGAGAAAAATATACACTTTTAGAAAATGCAATAAAAGCCTTGTTATGGATAAAATTATTGACTTTAATTATAAGTAAATCTAAAAAACATAAAAATTTTATTGGTTTTTATGCGAATGGAGTATAAAATATTAGAAATTTATAAAAGTGAAAATATGGATATAATCTTAGTTATTGAATATGTTGGTATCGCATCCGCGTCACTAAGCGGGTTTTTATTTGCAGTTAAAAAAGATTGTGATTGGCTTGGTGCTTTTGTGGCAGCATTCTTAACAGCTCTTGGCGGTGGTATAGTTAGAGATGTGCTTGTGGGACGAGATGTCTATTCATTTACAAATTATATGCCTATTAGCATAGTTATAGTTATGCTTTTTATCTCGCATTCTCTGAAATTTCACCATAAACGTGAGGAATTAGAGAAGAAATTTATATTTATCTTTGCCGATGCTATCGATGTTATATGCTTTTCTATAGTTGGATCGATGGTCGCATTAGAGTATGGATATAATGTATTTGGTGTTGTTATGATTGCGTTTTGCAACGGCGTGGGTGGTGGTATTTTACGTGATATTTTATTAAATGAAATTCCGTGGTTTTTACGCACCGGACTTTATGGGACGATTAGTATGTTTGTCGGATTTTGTTACTTTTTGTTACACTACTTCGGATATATTGAGTTGCCTTTTGTGCTGACACTACTTGCACTTGGTCTTATTATGCGTATGGTGGCGTATTATCGTGGATGGAAACTTCCTGATTTATGATTAAATTTAGTGAGTTTTTTGAGAGCTGGGCTCATCAAAATTATTATAAATTTGGCGTGGATATAGGCAAAAAAGGTGATTTTTACACTAGTATAAGTGTGGGCTGGCTTTTTGGTGTGAGCTTAGCAAACTATTTTATAAAATGCATTGAACGTAAAGAGCTTAGTGACACGTGTGCTATTGTCGAGATCGGTGCAAATGACGGTATGATGATGGCAGATTTTATACAGGGTATCTTTACGCTTAGGCCAAGTCTTTTAAAGACATTAAAATTTATTATTATCGAGCCACACGATATTTTACGTAAACGACAGTTTAAAGCTATTAAAACAAATTTTGCAGATGAGATAAATTTTACTCATTTTACAAATTTGAGCGAATTTTATACAGATGAAGCGTTTTTTATCTCAAATGAACTTTTTGACAGCTTTTCGTGCGAAGTATTTGATCTTTTAGGTGGTGAAAAACAGCTTTTTGTCAATGATGGTGCTTTAATTTGGAGTAGGGCGGATAAAAAGGATACTTTAAATTTAAAAAAAATCGGTTTTGAAAAAGGTGAAGTTTGTTTTGGGCTTGGTAAATTTGCGAGTGAAATTTTTAAATGTGCCAGGCGGATTAAATTTATAACGTTTGATTATGGAGAGTGGGCTTGGCGTGGAGATTTTAGTATTAGAGTTTATAAAGATCATAATGTTTTTAACCTTTTTGAGATTAAAAAATTAAAGGATTTTTATGGTATAAGTGATATTACATATGATGTTTGTTTTTCACATTTGGCACGAGAATTTGAGAAAAATGGCTTTAAAATGGTTAAATTTAAAAGGCAAAATGAAGTTTTGATAGATGATTTTGCTATCAGTGAAATTATGCAGATAGTGCTTGAAAATGGCAGTGAAAATGTATATAAAAATGCCATAAAACAACTTAAATTTTTAACACATCCAAATTTTTTAGGCGATAGATTTAAATTTGTAGAGTTTGATAAAAATATATGAATTTTTACCTTTATTTGCTCAAATAAAATTTATCAGTTCGAACTAATTTTATTACCAATTTCTCTTGCTATATTGGCAAACTCCGCATTAACCGCACTTGCTAGATCATTTGGTGCAATTTTTATCTGCTTTCCACGCACCCCGGCACTTATAAGTATATAATCAAGCTCACTTGCTCTTTTATCGATAAAAGTCGCAAAAGCCTTTTTCATTGCAATCGGTGAACAACCACCACGTATATAGCCAGTTATCTTTTCAAGATCACGTAAATTTATAAGCTCACAGCGTTTAGCATCTGCCATATGAGCCAACGCCTTTAAATCAAGCTCTAAATCGCCTTGAATACACGCGACGATGTAATTTTTTGTATCGCTTACGCAAACTATTGTTTTGTATATGTGTTTTATATTTTGATGTGTCGAATTTGCAACGTGGATTGCACTTAGATCATCCTCATCTACAGGATATTCTATGAGTTCATAGGCTATTTTTAGCTTATCTAAAAGCCGAGCTGCATTTGTTTTATGTATCATATTTTCTCATTTTTACAAATTTTTTGTATAATTATACCCAAAATCAAAGGAGAGATAATGCCAGACGAAATTGAAGAGAGCAAAAGTAAAAAAAATGGTGGCAAAAGTGTGCTTATAGTAATTATTATAGCCATACTTGTATTATTGCTTATAGTTGGTGGTTTAGTAATGTTTTTGCTAAGCGGAGAAGATGAGCAGATGGCAAATACCGCACCACAGGCACAAATACAACAATCAGCACCAGCCAAACAGCATGGAAAACGTAGTAGCGACTTTACAAATATGGGACCAATATATCCACTAGATCAGTTTATAGTAAATTTGCTTAGCGAAAATGGTTCAAGATTCCTTAAAACAAAGATAGATATGGAGCAAAGTAGCGAACAATTAACGCCAGAACTAGACAAGAAGAAGGCACTTTTAAGAGATATTATCATTCGCACACTATCGTCTAAAACCTATGAAGAGGTCAGTACTGCAAAGGGCAAAGACAGACTAAAGGATGAGATAGTAGGCAAGATAAATGAGGTGCTAAGTGATGGATATATCAAAAATATCTACTTTACTGACTTTGTGGTGCAATGATAGGCATTGACATCATTAGTATCGAGCGTATAGCACGGCTTAGAAAGCGATATGCGAAAGCGTTTTTGCAACGCTTTTTAAGCCACGATGAGATAGTCTTGGCTAAAAGCGATGCGAGTTTGGCTGGGCTTTGGGCGGCAAAAGAAGCTGCTAGTAAAGCACTTGGTGTTGGCATTAGCACTGAGTGTAGTTTTTTTGACATTATGATTAGCAAGGATGTCAAAAATGCTCCTGTTATTAAATTTAGTGATAAAATTTATAAGAAATTTAGTATAAAAAACGCATCACTTAGTATAAGTCATGATAGTGGGTTTGCTATTGCAGCGGTGATACTTGAAAAAAATGTATTTTAAATTTGGTAAAATCTTTTAAACTTTTTCTAAAAATCTCGCCTAAAGTAGTTTTTATATTTTTTACACTTATATTAAACCAGAAAACAAATAGCACAATACTTACGCAGATAAAATAAATTTATCGCTTGTGTAAATACTAATTTGTCCTAAAGACAAATTTAAAAACAATCTTTAAAAACAACAATCAGCTCACATCCACTCTAAAACCTGCACGATATTTTTTGCATAAAAGCACTTTAATCCACTACTTTCAAGTGGCTTGTTTGGTATGATAGCATTTTTAAATTTTTGCGTTTTTGCCTCTTTTAAACGCTGATCTAGGTTAAAAACTTCACGTATTTCTCCGTTTAAACTAAGCTCACCTATAAAGATACTATCCTTGCTGATAGGGCGATTTTTAAAGCTACTTACAATAGCAGCCATTACGGCAAGATCGGCAGCAGTTTCAGTTACTTTAACGCCACCTGAAACATTTATGAAAACATCATAATGCCCAAGTGGTAGCTCTACTTTACGCTCAAGCAGGGCTAAGAGCATATCAAGGCGATTTTTATCATATCCAGTGCAACTGCGTTTTGGATAGGCACTTTCGCATACAAGTGCTTGAATTTCTATACTTAAAGCACGTGAGCCTTCCATTATTATAGTGATCGCACTACCGCTTATCGCCTCACCTCGTGTAAAAAATTTGCTAGAAATTTCATTTGCACTTACTAGTCCTCTTTGACTCATCTCAAAGATTCCCACTTCGCTTGTTGATCCGAAGCGGTTTTTAAAACCACGCAGTATTCGTAGCTCACGACTTGCATCTCCTTCAAAGTAAAGCACCACATCCACCATATGTTCCAGTACTCTTGGACCAGCAATTGAGCCTTCTTTTGTGATGTGCCCGATGATAAAAATCGTAATATCGTTATCCTTTGCCAAACGCATAAGCTCAAACGTGATCTCTCTTACCTGAGAAACTGAGCCTGGAGCTGAGCTTATATCGTTTGAATAAAGTGTCTGAATGGAGTCAATGATTAGAAATTTATAATCATTTTTTTTTACTTCTGTGATTATATTTTCAAGGCAAATTTCAGTTAAAAGGTATAAATTTTTATCCACAGCTCCTAGTCTGTCGGCTCGTAGTTTTATCTGTGACGCACTCTCTTCGCCACTTACATATAGTGTTTTGTATTTTTCTTTGGCTAAATTTGAAGCGATTTTTAAAAGCAGAGTTGATTTACCGATGCCAGGACTACCGCCGATTAGCACGATAGAACCATCTACTACGCCACCGCCAAGGACTAGATCAAGCTCTGTATCTCTTGTGCTAAAGCGTCTTATGCTCTCAACCTGTACTTTATCAATACTGACCGCATGGCTTGGTTGAGTTGAAATTTTAGCTATTTCTTGATTGATTTTTATCTGTGTCTCATTTAGCTCTACAAAGCTATCCCATGCACCGCATTCTGGGCATTTGCCGACCCATTTGCTCTGTTGGTTGCCACACGCTTGACATTCAAAAATACTCTTTGTCTTTGCCATTTTTCATCCTTTTTAAGCGATTATATTTTAAATTTGATTAAATTTAGTTTGATAAATGGTGTAAAAATTTAAAAATACCTACAAAATGAAACATTAAAATAAAAAATTTATAAAATATTTGCAAAAAACATACAAATCAATAAAAATTTAAACTTATTTAAATATAATCACCAAATCTTTTTAATTTGGAGATATTATGAGAGAAAACAAACTAAGCAGAAGTCAGTTTATGACTATCTCCCTTACGCTTTTTGCGATGTATTTTGGTGCGGGTAACTTTATATTTCCGCCAAATTTAGGTAAAGAAGCTGGCGATCACTTTTATATCGCTATCTTGTTTTTCTGTGCAACTGCAGTGCTTATACCAGTGCTAGGCGTGGCTGGCATAGCTCGTGCAAAGGGTCTTAGAAATCTTGTAGATCGCGTAGATCCTATATTTGCGATAGTATTTATCGTGCTTTTATACCTTACTATTGGACCACTTTTTGCGATACCAAGAGCGGCAAATATGCCATTTGATATAGCGATTAAGCCATTTATAAATTTAGACAATCTTCAAATTTATCTTATGGTATATTCTGCACTTTATTTTGCGTTAAATTATTATCTTTGTATGAACCCATCTCGTTTGGTAAAACTTCTTGGTAGATACCTAACCCCTATACTTTTAGTGCTTATCTTATTGCTATTTGGTGCTGGATTTTTATTTCCAATAGGTGAGTTTGTTGCTGCTACTGGAGATTATGCTGCACACCCTGCGGCAAAGGGCTTTGTGGAGGGG
Coding sequences within it:
- a CDS encoding SAM-dependent methyltransferase, translating into MIKFSEFFESWAHQNYYKFGVDIGKKGDFYTSISVGWLFGVSLANYFIKCIERKELSDTCAIVEIGANDGMMMADFIQGIFTLRPSLLKTLKFIIIEPHDILRKRQFKAIKTNFADEINFTHFTNLSEFYTDEAFFISNELFDSFSCEVFDLLGGEKQLFVNDGALIWSRADKKDTLNLKKIGFEKGEVCFGLGKFASEIFKCARRIKFITFDYGEWAWRGDFSIRVYKDHNVFNLFEIKKLKDFYGISDITYDVCFSHLAREFEKNGFKMVKFKRQNEVLIDDFAISEIMQIVLENGSENVYKNAIKQLKFLTHPNFLGDRFKFVEFDKNI
- the ybaK gene encoding Cys-tRNA(Pro) deacylase; its protein translation is MIHKTNAARLLDKLKIAYELIEYPVDEDDLSAIHVANSTHQNIKHIYKTIVCVSDTKNYIVACIQGDLELDLKALAHMADAKRCELINLRDLEKITGYIRGGCSPIAMKKAFATFIDKRASELDYILISAGVRGKQIKIAPNDLASAVNAEFANIAREIGNKISSN
- the fliL gene encoding flagellar basal body-associated protein FliL, producing the protein MPDEIEESKSKKNGGKSVLIVIIIAILVLLLIVGGLVMFLLSGEDEQMANTAPQAQIQQSAPAKQHGKRSSDFTNMGPIYPLDQFIVNLLSENGSRFLKTKIDMEQSSEQLTPELDKKKALLRDIIIRTLSSKTYEEVSTAKGKDRLKDEIVGKINEVLSDGYIKNIYFTDFVVQ
- the acpS gene encoding holo-ACP synthase — its product is MIGIDIISIERIARLRKRYAKAFLQRFLSHDEIVLAKSDASLAGLWAAKEAASKALGVGISTECSFFDIMISKDVKNAPVIKFSDKIYKKFSIKNASLSISHDSGFAIAAVILEKNVF
- the radA gene encoding DNA repair protein RadA; translation: MAKTKSIFECQACGNQQSKWVGKCPECGAWDSFVELNETQIKINQEIAKISTQPSHAVSIDKVQVESIRRFSTRDTELDLVLGGGVVDGSIVLIGGSPGIGKSTLLLKIASNLAKEKYKTLYVSGEESASQIKLRADRLGAVDKNLYLLTEICLENIITEVKKNDYKFLIIDSIQTLYSNDISSAPGSVSQVREITFELMRLAKDNDITIFIIGHITKEGSIAGPRVLEHMVDVVLYFEGDASRELRILRGFKNRFGSTSEVGIFEMSQRGLVSANEISSKFFTRGEAISGSAITIIMEGSRALSIEIQALVCESAYPKRSCTGYDKNRLDMLLALLERKVELPLGHYDVFINVSGGVKVTETAADLAVMAAIVSSFKNRPISKDSIFIGELSLNGEIREVFNLDQRLKEAKTQKFKNAIIPNKPLESSGLKCFYAKNIVQVLEWM